The sequence below is a genomic window from Arthrobacter sp. U41.
TGCACGCCGAGGGCGGCCGCATCTTCGCCCAGGTCATGCACGCGGGCCGGGTCACCCATGAGGCCACCAACGGTGGTCACCAGGTGGTGGCGCCCAGCGCCATCGCGATCGACGGCGAGACCCGCACCTACGAGGGGAAGCAGGCTTTCCCGGTTCCGCACGCCCTGACCGCCGAGGAACTGCCCGGCATCGTCCAGGAGTTCGTCACCGCGTCCCGCAACGCGGTCGGTGCCGGGTTCGACGGCGTGGAACTGCACTCCGCCAACGGCTACCTGCTGCACGAATTCCTGGCACCGTCCGCCAACCAGCGCGACGACATCTACGGCGGCTCGCCGGAGAACCGCGCCCGCTTCGTCATCGAAGTGACCCGGGCCGTGGTGGACGCCATTGGTGCCGACCGCGTCGGCATCCGCATCTCGCCCGAGCACAACGTCCAGGGCGCGCTGGAGCTCGACGCCGCCGACGTCCGGGAGACCTACGGGATCCTGGTGGATGCCCTGGCGCCACTGAACCTCGCCTACCTGAGCGTGCTGCACAAGGAGCCGACGAGTGAACTCGTGCAGGAGCTGCGTGCCCGGTTCCACGGCACGTTCCTGCTGAACACCGGCTTCGGTGTCGTCACCACCCGCGAGGAGGCCACCGCGATTGTTGCGGACGGCCACGCAGACGCCGTCGTGGTCGGGCGCCCGGCGATCGCCAACCCGGACCTGGTCCGCCGCTGGCGTGAAGGACTTCCGACCAATGTGGCCGACCCTGCCACTTTCTACACCGACGACGCCAAGGGCTACACCGACTACCCGGTGTACCAGAACTAGGGCAGCCAGCAGCCCGGAGCACCCACGCGGGCCAGCCGCGCGGCTGGACATGTCCCTCCGCGGCCACTCGCACCGCTGGACATGTCCCGCGGCAGCCACGAACAGTGGGCAGAACGCCATTCTGCCCACTGTTTGTGTTTAAGAATGAGCATGTCCCGTGCTGGCGGGCGCCAGGAATGGGCATGTCCCGTGGGTGGCAACGTGAAGGATGGGCATGTCCTACCGGGCGGCAGGCACCGAGCGCTGGCAGAGGCCGATGAATCCGCCCAGCTGCTCCAGGCCCTCGGGATGCGCGGGAAGGTAGTTGGTCAGCTCGGGTGCGCGGACCACGACGGCGCGCCACTGGCCGCGCGAGACCGCCACGTTGATCCGGTTGCGTGAGAGCAGGAATTCCATGCCGCGCGGCGCCTCGGCCACCGCCGAACAGGCCATGGACACGATCACCACGGCGGCTTCCTGGCCCTGGAACTTGTCCACGGTTCCCACCCGGACACCGGGGAGGTTCGCCCCGTCCAGGGCATCACGGATCACGTTGACCTGGGCGTTGTAGGCTGCCACCACGAGAATGTCGGCTGCACCGAGCGGCCGGGTGACCTGCTCCGAATGCCAGGCCAGCCCCAGATGGCGCCGCACCTGTCGGACGACTTCGGCGGCTTCCTCGGTCGAGGACGTGACGTTGCTGCTGTGCTCCACCATGACGGTCTCGATCCCGGCGGGGACTCCCTCGAGCCTCCGGACGTCCGCAGCCGGAGCCGAGCGCAGCTTGCCCTCATAGGACAGCTCGGAGACGGCCCGGCACAGCTCTGTGGTCATCCGCCAGGAATCGGCCAGGAAATAGCCAAGCTCCGGCGGAAGCGTGGCATGACCGGCGGAAACCCAGCCCAAAGCTGACTCATCCACAGGTTCGGGGTGGGTGCCCTGGCTGACCTGCGGCAACTGCTGGGGATCACCGAGCAGCAGCAGCCGGCTGCTGGCCTGCGCCACGGCGAGGGTGTTGGCCAGGGAGAACTGGCCGGCCTCGTCGACCACCAGCAGGTCCAGCGATCCGGCCGGGACGGTGGCCCCCGTCATGGTCCACGCCGTCCCGCCGATGAGCGCCCCGCCGGCCGAGCCGAGCAGGCGCGCCACGTCCTTCGCCGAGCGCTGCCCCCAGGGGAGGGGTTCGGCGTGTTTCACGTCCTTGGCGACCAGGGCCGGATCGACGCCGGCCTTGGTTACGGCCGTCGTCAGCAGGTTCTCCACCACGGCATGGGACTGGCCGACAACGCCGATCTTCCAGCCCCGGGCAACCAGTCGGGCGATGACATGCGATCCCACGTGGGTTTTGCCGGTCCCGGGCGGCCCCTGGACTGCCAGGTAGGAGTGGTCCAGGGCTCCGACGGCCTCGGTGATCGCGTCAATGAACCGGTCGGGGCCCTCCCCGGGCGCGGGCAGTTGCCCCCCGGAGACAAACCGTGGCGGAACCCGGCGGATGATATCGAGCGCCGGATGGCGAGGGAACCGGGACGGGCTGGTCTGCAAACCCGCAGTGACGGCGGAGGCCAGCGCCGCCAGCGCGTCCTCGAGGCTCTTGGTCTGGATGGGTTGGTCTTCGGTCAGCGCAACGGGGACCTGGCGGTAGGGTTCGATGCCCTTGCGGAGTTTGTCGCGGATGATGACGGTGTCCCTGCCGTCCTCGTGGCCCAGCTCCAGAACCTCGGTCCCGAACCACCCGCTGCGTCCGGTCCCGTTGATCCCCGCGCCCTCCAGCCCGGCCGGCAGCGGCGGCTCATACATGCGGAACCACGTGCTGCCCTCGCGGAGATCGGAGCCCGGACTGACCGTGCCGATCAGCTTGACCTTCCGCTCCGGGAGCTTGGCTCCGTCCTTCCACCAGTCCTCAAGTACCTCCGCGTCCTCGACGAGGAAAACGTTGCGGTCCTGCTGGTGATGGGTGTCGGGGCCGTTCTCGCAGCGGTCGAAATGCGCCCACCAGAAGGCCTTGCGCTCCCGGCGGTGGTAGCTGACCGCCGCCGCCAGCATCGAAACTGCCTTCCGGTCATCCTCTGACAGCCCGACGCCGGCACCCGCCAGCCCGGCCAGCGCCACCTCCAGCGGGTCCAGGTCAGCGGAGCTTGGCGCTGTGTCCGCCCTGCCGCCGCCGGCAACCGCCCTGCCGCGGACGTCCCTGGCCGCGGCTGCGGACGTTGCCGTGGACGCGGCTGGGGAAGCGCCGCCCTCGCCCCCCGGTTCGATGCCGCGCTCCCGGGCCAGGCCCAGGAGCCAGTTCCGCAGCTTCAGCGTGGAGAGGCAGTCGTATTCGTTGTAGTCGGAAATCCCGGCGAGGATGCGGGCCGCTTCCTCGTGCCGCTCGTCGTCGCGCGCATCGCAGTAGTGGGCGTAGGCGACCACGGAGGCGCCGGCGTCTTTGACATCCCCGGTGCGAAGATTCGTCCCCATGTAGAGCGGTTCGAGTTTCTTGATGCTGTAGGAGTTCTCAGAGATCCGGATGCTGTTCCGGACGGTCTGGTAGAGGTCCACCAGGAGCCCTTCGCGCAGCCACTGGTCGACGATGTCTTCACCGGCGACGTGCAACACGGAGAGCTTCCGGAGCGCCGTCTTCTCGTAAGCGGCGTAGTGGTAGACGTGCATGTCCGGGTAGTCCTGCCGGCGTTTTTCCACGTAGTCGAGGAAATCGAGGAAGGCCTGTTTCTCGGCGTCCCGGCTGTGCGCCCAGAACGGCCGGAACACCCCCGGGTCGCCGGGGCCCGTCGGTGCCTCGATGACGCCGAACAGGTACTCCAGTCCCCAGACTCCGGTGGTGCTTTCCTGCCACAGCGGATCGCCCTCGAAGTCGAAGAAGATGTCGCCGGCGCTGGGCGGGGGCAGCTCCGCCAGGGAATTGTCCGGGACCACCCGGTAGCTGATGGTGTGTTCGGTTCCGTCATTGAGGTACCGGACGCCGCCGTCGGAAGCGCCGGTCCCGCTCTGCATCCGGGCCTGGTCCCGGAGGCGCAGCAGTGCCGCGTTCGCGCCGGGCAGCCGGGCTTCCGCGAGTTCCTTGACCGTATAAATGTTCCGTCCATGGAGTGCTTTGCGCTGGGCCGAATTCATCCGCGCCACGAGCAGCAGATCATCGGTGGCCACGACCTGCTCCTGGCAGTAGTCGCAGCGGCCACAGGCGCTGAGCCCGGGCGAACCCCACTGCACGGTGCCGGGCTGTGCCAGATGGGAGGAGGTCAGCGCCAGGAACCGGTCCCGCCGCTCACGGAAGACCGGCAGGATCTCCGAGAGTTTGTGGTGGCTGCGGACGTAGTCGAAGCCTCCACCCGGGAGCGGGACCGTGGCGCCGAGGACCAGGGTCACGGCCGGGGCTGGTGTGATCCCGGCTTTCAGCAGCTGATCGCCGTAGGCGGCCAGCTGGAGCAGCGCGCTCACCTTTGCGTGGCGGGCCAGTTTGGTGTCGAACACCGCGTAGCTGCCGTCGGCCTGCCGGACCAGGAAGTCGGAGCGTCCGTGGAACTGGCCGTCGAAGAAGGCGGCCTGGAACACCACGTCGGCGCCGGAGCGCAGCGCGTCGAGGGATTCCCGGTGTTTGGCCAGCAGGGTGGCACGGTCCATGGTTTGGGCCGGTTCGACGTCGTACACGCCGCGTCGGGCGGCCGGATCCCAGGGCCCGAACTCCGCGACGAAACCGTCGAGGACCTTGTGTTCGTGCAGGTCTCCCAGCACGGCCGCATGCTGGAGCATCTCGTCGTTGTCGAAGACAGCCTTGGGGGACCGGCCCAGCTTCTCGTCGAGCTTCCGGAGCAGCTGGTACTCACAACTGGCCGCGATCACGAGGTCGCTCGCGGAGAAAACCAGATCCTGCACGGAACCCGGCATTTCCGGTTCAAGAAAAAACACTGTGCCCCCGATGTTGATGGCCTGCGGTATGTCCGGCTCGGACGTGCCGCCAGCGCAGCCTTGCCGTCTGTTCTTCAAGCTATCAAAGCCCCCTGACAATCCTGCGGGCCTGCCGGTGGAACGGGCTGGTTCCTGTCGGCGGCGCGGCGTATGGTCTGAAGATCATGACCGAACAGCAACCTTTCGAACTGGTCCAGCGCTACCAGGGTTTCGAGTTGCGCCGCTATCCCGCGCACGTGGTGGCCGAGGTGCAGGTCAACGCGACATTCGACCGGGCCGGTAACGCGGCTTTCCGGCACCTCTTCAACTACATCAGTGGCAGCAACTCCGCCCGGCAATCGGTGGCGATGACCGCCCCGGTGGTGCAGCAGCCCGGCCCGTCCCAGAAGCTGGCCATGACGGCCCCGGTTCTGCAGAGCGGATCCCTGACCAGGGGAGGGGACACCGCGGACTTCACCGTTGCCTTTGTCCTGCCGGCGGGAATGACCGCGGAGACCGCCCCGGTCCCGACGAATCCGGACGTCAGGATCCGGACCGTGCCGGGCTCCCTTGCCGCCGCCCTTGGCTTCTCCGGCGGCGGATCGGAGAGCGCCTTCAGGAAACGGAACCAGGAACTGCAGGCCGCTCTGACCACCGCCGGGCTGACCGCCGTCGGGCCCCCACGGTTCGCCCGTTTTGATCCGCCCTTCAAACCGTGGTTCCTGCGCCGCAACGAAGTCCTCCAGGACCTCGTGCAGCTCCGCCCCGATTCCGGCGCCACCGGCTAAAGTCCCCGGTAGGGCAAAATGGCAGGGTGACCCAACTCCCGCAGCGCCCCGCCAGTTCAGCCTCCGCACCGCCGCCCAGGACCCCGTCCCTAGGGACGCCCTCGGTGAAAACCCCGGGTCCGCACACGCAGGAGTCCGGCATCGCCGCCCAGATCGCCGCCGAGCTCGGCGTGCAGGCCTGGCAGGTGAAAGCGGCCGTGGACCTGCTCGACGCCGGGTCCACCGTGCCGTTCATCGCCCGGTACCGCAAGGAGGCCACCGGGACGCTGGACGACACCCAGCTCCGCGAACTGGAGGAGCGGCTGCGCTACCTCCGCGAGCTGGAGGACCGCCGCCGGACCATCCTGGAGGCGATCGCCGCACAAGGTGCACTGACCCCGGAACTGCAGGCCGCCGTCGTCGGCGCCGACACGAAGTCCCGGCTGGAGGACATCTACCTGCCGTTCAAGACCAAGCGGCGGACCAAGGCGCAGATCGCCCGCGAGGCCGGGCTGGAGCCGCTTGCCGACGCCCTGCTGAAGCGGCCCGAGCTGGATCCGGACCGCGAAGCCGCCAGGTACCTCAACGCCGATCACGCCATTGACGATGCCGCCGCGGCGCTCGCCGGCGCCCGTTCGATCCTGGTGGAACGCGTCGCCCAGGACGCCGACCTGGCCGCGACGCTGCGGGAGCGGCTCTGGACCCAAGGCCGGATGGTCTCCCGGGTGAAGAAGGGCAAAGACGCCGAGGGGCAGAAGTTCAAGGACTATTTCGAGTTCTCCCAGCAACCGTCCGGGATGCCCTCGCACCGCGTGCTGGCGCTGCTGCGCGGCGAAAAAGACGGGGTGCTGGAGCTGGATCTCGCCGAGGCTGAACCGAACGACGACGCCGCCCTGGCCGCCGCGCGGGGCCGGTACGAAGCCGCCGTGGCCCGGTTCCTCGGGGTCGCCGACCGCGGCCGGCCCGCCGACGCGTGGCTGCTGCAGACCGCCCAGCTCGCCTGGCGCTCGCGGGTGCTGGCGCGGCTCACGGCCGACCTGCGCAGTCGGATGTTCGCTGCCGCCGAGGACGAGGCCGTCCGGGTCTTCGCGGCCAACCTCCGGGACGTGCTCCTCGCGGCGCCGGCCGGGAACCGCGCCACCCTTGGCCTGGACCCGGGACTGCGCACCGGAGTGAAGGTCGCGGTGGTGGACGGCACCGGCAAGGTGGTTGCGACCGACACGATCTACCCGCACGCGACGGCCCGGAAATGGGACGAGGCGCTGCGGACCCTGGTGGACCTGGCGCGCAAGCACGATGTCGAGCTCGTCGCCATCGGCAACGGCACCGCCTCACGCGAGACCGACAAACTCGCCGCGGAGCTGCTCAAGCAGCTCGCGGCATCCGGCGCCGACGCTTCGAAAGCCGGTGCCGACGCTGCGAAAGCCGGCGCCAAACCGCAGAAGATCGTGGTCTCCGAGGCCGGGGCCTCGGTGTATTCGGCCTCGGCGCTGGCCGCCGCGGAACTGCCCGGCATGGATGTGTCCCTGCGCGGGGCCGTGTCCATCGCGCGGCGGCTGCAGGACCCGCTCGCGGAGCTGGTCAAGATCGAACCGAAGTCGATCGGCGTCGGGCAGTACCAGCACGACGTCACCGCGGCCAAACTGGACCGCAGTCTCGATGCCGTCGTCGAGGACTGTGTGAATGCCGTCGGTGTCGACGTCAACACCGCCTCCCCGGCGCTGCTGAGCCGCGTCGCCGGCGTCGGGCCGCTGCTGAGTGAGAACATCGTCGCGTACCGGAATGAGCACGGCCCGTTCCACAAACGCAGCGAGCTGAAAAAGGTGCCGCGGCTCGGTGCCAAGGCGTTCGAACAGTGCGCCGGCTTCCTGCGGATCACCGGGGGAGCGGAACCGCTGGACGCCTCCAGCGTGCACCCGGAGGCGTACCCGGTGGCGCGGAAGATCAAAGCCGCCGCCGGCGGGCAGGGACCGGCCGCGGGGAGCTTTGCCACCTTGAATCCGCAGGACTTCGTCGACGGCTCCTTCGGCCTGCCCACCGTGCAGGACATCATCGCCGAGCTTGAGAAGCCCGGCCGTGACCCGCGTCCGGCCTTTGCCGCGGCGACGTTCTCGGAGGGCATCGAGAAGATCTCGGACCTCAGACCCGGGATGGTGCTGGAAGGGACCGTCACCAACGTCGCGGCGTTCGGCGCGTTTGTCGACGTCGGGGTCCACCAGGATGGCCTGGTGCACGTCTCCGCGCTGGCCAACCGCTTCGTCTCCGATCCGCGTGAAGTGGTCAAATCCGGCCAGGTGGTGCGGGTCAAGGTGCTGGAGGCCGATCCGGAACGGAAGCGGATCTCGCTGACGCTGCGGCTCGACGACGAACCCGCCGCGCCCGACGAACCCGCCGCGCCCGGCGGACGGGCCGCCCCCGGCGGCCGTGCGGAGCCGCGGCCGGACCGTCCGGCCCGCCAGGCGCCCTCGCAGCAGCCCTCAAAAAAGCCCGCACCCGACCGGCGGACGCCCGCCCGGCAGCCGCAGAAGCCGACGCCGGCCGCCGCACCAGCCAACACGGCGATGGCGGAGGCGCTGCGGAAAGCCGGACTCGGACGGTAGGCCGCGACCGCTTGTCGCGGACTTCCTACCGTTCGGCGCACAAATAGTACGGTTGCTGACGATTTGCACCATGATTGCCGGAGGTAACGGCCGAAATTGGAGCCGTTTGCCTCAATGCCACTGGGACACCGACGTCTTCGACAAGCAATGGAGCAATTATGGGCTGGCTGGACCGTGACCGAACGATCGCCCCACCGGGATTCAACCGGTGGCTGGTGCCTCCCGCGGCGCTCGCCGTGCACCTGTGCATCGGTCAGGCGTACGCGACGAGCGTCTACAAAACTGCGCTGGT
It includes:
- a CDS encoding SOUL family heme-binding protein: MTEQQPFELVQRYQGFELRRYPAHVVAEVQVNATFDRAGNAAFRHLFNYISGSNSARQSVAMTAPVVQQPGPSQKLAMTAPVLQSGSLTRGGDTADFTVAFVLPAGMTAETAPVPTNPDVRIRTVPGSLAAALGFSGGGSESAFRKRNQELQAALTTAGLTAVGPPRFARFDPPFKPWFLRRNEVLQDLVQLRPDSGATG
- a CDS encoding TM0106 family RecB-like putative nuclease gives rise to the protein MFFLEPEMPGSVQDLVFSASDLVIAASCEYQLLRKLDEKLGRSPKAVFDNDEMLQHAAVLGDLHEHKVLDGFVAEFGPWDPAARRGVYDVEPAQTMDRATLLAKHRESLDALRSGADVVFQAAFFDGQFHGRSDFLVRQADGSYAVFDTKLARHAKVSALLQLAAYGDQLLKAGITPAPAVTLVLGATVPLPGGGFDYVRSHHKLSEILPVFRERRDRFLALTSSHLAQPGTVQWGSPGLSACGRCDYCQEQVVATDDLLLVARMNSAQRKALHGRNIYTVKELAEARLPGANAALLRLRDQARMQSGTGASDGGVRYLNDGTEHTISYRVVPDNSLAELPPPSAGDIFFDFEGDPLWQESTTGVWGLEYLFGVIEAPTGPGDPGVFRPFWAHSRDAEKQAFLDFLDYVEKRRQDYPDMHVYHYAAYEKTALRKLSVLHVAGEDIVDQWLREGLLVDLYQTVRNSIRISENSYSIKKLEPLYMGTNLRTGDVKDAGASVVAYAHYCDARDDERHEEAARILAGISDYNEYDCLSTLKLRNWLLGLARERGIEPGGEGGASPAASTATSAAAARDVRGRAVAGGGRADTAPSSADLDPLEVALAGLAGAGVGLSEDDRKAVSMLAAAVSYHRRERKAFWWAHFDRCENGPDTHHQQDRNVFLVEDAEVLEDWWKDGAKLPERKVKLIGTVSPGSDLREGSTWFRMYEPPLPAGLEGAGINGTGRSGWFGTEVLELGHEDGRDTVIIRDKLRKGIEPYRQVPVALTEDQPIQTKSLEDALAALASAVTAGLQTSPSRFPRHPALDIIRRVPPRFVSGGQLPAPGEGPDRFIDAITEAVGALDHSYLAVQGPPGTGKTHVGSHVIARLVARGWKIGVVGQSHAVVENLLTTAVTKAGVDPALVAKDVKHAEPLPWGQRSAKDVARLLGSAGGALIGGTAWTMTGATVPAGSLDLLVVDEAGQFSLANTLAVAQASSRLLLLGDPQQLPQVSQGTHPEPVDESALGWVSAGHATLPPELGYFLADSWRMTTELCRAVSELSYEGKLRSAPAADVRRLEGVPAGIETVMVEHSSNVTSSTEEAAEVVRQVRRHLGLAWHSEQVTRPLGAADILVVAAYNAQVNVIRDALDGANLPGVRVGTVDKFQGQEAAVVIVSMACSAVAEAPRGMEFLLSRNRINVAVSRGQWRAVVVRAPELTNYLPAHPEGLEQLGGFIGLCQRSVPAAR
- a CDS encoding Tex family protein, with the protein product MKTPGPHTQESGIAAQIAAELGVQAWQVKAAVDLLDAGSTVPFIARYRKEATGTLDDTQLRELEERLRYLRELEDRRRTILEAIAAQGALTPELQAAVVGADTKSRLEDIYLPFKTKRRTKAQIAREAGLEPLADALLKRPELDPDREAARYLNADHAIDDAAAALAGARSILVERVAQDADLAATLRERLWTQGRMVSRVKKGKDAEGQKFKDYFEFSQQPSGMPSHRVLALLRGEKDGVLELDLAEAEPNDDAALAAARGRYEAAVARFLGVADRGRPADAWLLQTAQLAWRSRVLARLTADLRSRMFAAAEDEAVRVFAANLRDVLLAAPAGNRATLGLDPGLRTGVKVAVVDGTGKVVATDTIYPHATARKWDEALRTLVDLARKHDVELVAIGNGTASRETDKLAAELLKQLAASGADASKAGADAAKAGAKPQKIVVSEAGASVYSASALAAAELPGMDVSLRGAVSIARRLQDPLAELVKIEPKSIGVGQYQHDVTAAKLDRSLDAVVEDCVNAVGVDVNTASPALLSRVAGVGPLLSENIVAYRNEHGPFHKRSELKKVPRLGAKAFEQCAGFLRITGGAEPLDASSVHPEAYPVARKIKAAAGGQGPAAGSFATLNPQDFVDGSFGLPTVQDIIAELEKPGRDPRPAFAAATFSEGIEKISDLRPGMVLEGTVTNVAAFGAFVDVGVHQDGLVHVSALANRFVSDPREVVKSGQVVRVKVLEADPERKRISLTLRLDDEPAAPDEPAAPGGRAAPGGRAEPRPDRPARQAPSQQPSKKPAPDRRTPARQPQKPTPAAAPANTAMAEALRKAGLGR
- a CDS encoding alkene reductase, giving the protein MLFSPITLGELELPNRLVMAPLTRVRSGKEGIPGPLVVEHYRQRASLGLIVSEGTYPSHAGRGFPGQPGLVTEEQLKGWADVTAAVHAEGGRIFAQVMHAGRVTHEATNGGHQVVAPSAIAIDGETRTYEGKQAFPVPHALTAEELPGIVQEFVTASRNAVGAGFDGVELHSANGYLLHEFLAPSANQRDDIYGGSPENRARFVIEVTRAVVDAIGADRVGIRISPEHNVQGALELDAADVRETYGILVDALAPLNLAYLSVLHKEPTSELVQELRARFHGTFLLNTGFGVVTTREEATAIVADGHADAVVVGRPAIANPDLVRRWREGLPTNVADPATFYTDDAKGYTDYPVYQN